The DNA window ACTCCTCGTTGCCACCTGAAATCAGGAAAATTATGTACGGCGAAAGTAAATCTAATGAAGCTGGCAATCCAATGGGTACATCTGATGAGTCCGATAGCCTAGAGGGAAATACGGAAGCAAAAAAAAACTGATTATGGAAAAGGTGTATATCATGTTCCCAGTGCTGCAAGTGCTGGTGCAATTCTTGAAAGACTTATACAATGTGTTTGATACCCGCAGTATTGAAGCATTGGATGCATTCATTTCAAAGTATATTAATTCCGAAATATATTCTTTGGCACAATATGCAAGTGGCCTTCAAGACGACTATAATGCCGTGAAAAACAGTTTGCTTTACCTGGATATCAGTAATGGTCCTGTCGAAGGCATTAACAGCAGAATCAAAATGAAACATAGACGTAGCGTAGGTAGAGAAGGCTTGGAATTGCTCAATGCATATATGGTGATCCCTATAAAGCTGATCAATCCATATATTCGTATTTGAGTAAGAGCCTGATGTTAGCAGAATTATGCCTATAAGGAGGTTTTGATAACATGAAAAGAGACGAAAAACAGAGTGTAGACAATATTTTGCGAGAGTATAGCATAGGATAGTATAAAACTTTTCTACATACAACTGAGGAATACGGATATTTGCGTATGAACCCTCTTTTTTACCAGTATCCATCAATCACTTTTTAAATATTCATATCATTTTACTGTTCCAATAACCGATTCACCCGCTTTGACCATATCTCTGGGTTTTACATTTATTTCTGCACTATCAGGCATAATGATCTCTGTTCCTGAACCAAATTTAATCATACCGAAGCATTGACCTTTGTTCAGGCTACTGCCCTCTTTAATCCCTCATATAATTCCGGTAGTCTTTTCTCAAGATTAAGAGGCTTCAAGTTTTTGTCCGTCCATGCATGAGCTGTTTCCCCGGTGGCTACCAGACTTTTGTTAAGACTGTTGTAAACCTCATAAGAAAATATAATCCTTACACACGTCAGCTTTATCATCTTGACCCTGACTTCAATTTCATCCTCATACCTGGCAGGGTTTTTAAAGCAGCACTTTATTTCTGTTAAAGGGAGTAAAATACCTTCGCCTTCTATTTTTGAATATGGGAAGCCGAGTTTCTTGAAAAAACCGGTTCTTGCAGCTTCAAACCAAACGGGATAATTAGAGTGGTGCACAATTCCCATTTGGTCTGTTTCAGCATATCTTACACTAAACTTTGTCTCTGAAATAAACAATCAATCACCGCCCAGCCTTTTTTCAAGCATTTCTATGCAGCCATCCACATAGTTCTTATCGAATTTTTCAATTTCACCGTTGTCACAAAGAGCTGCCAGATCGGGGTCAACAGGCAGTCTGCCCAGAAACGGAATCCCCATGTCCCGAGCAACCTTTTCCGCCTTGCTTTCTCCAAAAATGTTTATTCTCTTTCCACATTCAGGACAAACTGCATAGCTCATGTTTTCAATGATTCCGAGAATAGGAACATTCATGGTCTTTGCCATATTGTAAGCCTTCTTGACTATAAGAAAAACTAAATCCTGCGGCGAAGTCACAATGATAATCCCATCCAGAGGTATGAATTGGAATACCGTCAACGGAACATCTCCTGTCCCCGGAGGCATATCAAAAAACAAATAATCGAGCTTGCCCCAAATCACATCGGCCCAGAACTGTTTTACCGCTCCTGCGATCAGCGGTCCCCTCCATATTACCGGTGCATCGTTTTTATCCAGCAGCAGGTTGATAGACATGATTTTAATATCATTATGTGTTCTGGCAGGATATATGCCGAATTCACTGGTATCAGCCCTGTAATCATCAGCGCCGAATACCTTGGGGATAGAGGGGCCGGTAATATCTGCATCCAGTATGCCAATGTTATAGCCTTTTCTCCTCATCACAACGCCCAGCAGGGATGTTACAAGGGATTTACCTACTCCACCCTTGCCGCTTAAAACAGCCACTGTCCTCTTAATATCATTGAGTTCGTGTGTTTCGCACCTGAAATCCTCAGGATTACATTTCTCTTCTCCCGGACACCCGTTGCTTCTGTTTTTTTCTGAAGCTTGCTGCATTTTCTCCACTCCTCCATTTAATAATTGATAAATTATTTGTTGATCTTATTTGTTGATTTCAACTTTTCTATTATAGTAATTTTCAATAGCGCTTCTTAAAGCTTTCACGCCAAGGTTTGAACAGTGCCTCTTGTTATCAGGCAGACCGCCTAACGCCACTACAATATCATCTTCAGTTATTTTCATTGCTTCCTCTATTGTCTTGCCTTTGGCCAGTTCGGTTGTCATGCTGCTTGTCGCTATTGCAGCGGCGCATCCCAAAACAAGGAAACTGATATCTTCAATAATTCCATTCCTTACTTTAATATAAATAGTCAGTGAATCTCCACAACCGGGATCACCGATGGTCCCTTCTCCGTCCGCATCATTCATGCTTCCTACATTTCTGGGACACATGAAATGCTCAATCACCGTATCGGTATACATCTCATCATACATACAACCCACTTCCTTTTCAAAAGGGGACATTACGAAACTGCAGAGAACAGATAACAGACTCCGGAGAACAGAACTAAGAACTGCTTCAAAGCCTTTCATAAATATGATTTCTGAGTTCTGATTTCTGTTCTCTAGAACGTGTGTCCCCTTACCTTAATAATATTAATTCAATTGAATACCACTTTCAGCATGCCGCAAAGCCTGTATCATGATGGCACACTCAATTCTTTTCTTTTGAAGCGTACATGCAATTTCATTTGGCTTAAGTATACTTCCGTTTGAATACCATGCGTTTGCATGGCAACCCCCGGAGCAAAACAGCTTTGCCCAACAATCCCTGCATTTTTCTTTTGTAAGGATATTATTATTTTTAAAACTTTGTTTAAGCTTTTCATTACCGATACCTTCAAATACATCCCCCATGATAAATTCTTTTTGGCCTACAAACTGATGGCAGGGATACAAATACCCCTCCGGTGATACTGCCAGGTACTCAAAGCCTGCTCCACAAGCAGTTATTCTTTTATATATACAGGGTCCTTCATACAAGTTCAGGTTGAAGTGATAAAATCGGCAGCTGCTGCCTTCTTGCAGGCATTTTAAATATTCTGCCGCAAACTTTTCATATTCATTGAGAATATCCGGAATATCCTGTTCTTTAATAAATAATTCGTCTCCCGACCCAACAACCGGTTCAACCGAGATTTCCCTGAAGCCAAGGTCTTCTGCCAAATGCATTACATCTTTGGAAAAGTCCTTGTTCCTGGAAGTGAATGTACCTCGAACAAAATAGCTCTTTCCATTTCTTCCACCGACAAGCTTTTGTGCAAGAGGTACAATTCTGTCATATGTACCTCTTCCCGCCCTGTCATACCGGATAGAGTCATGGACTTCTTTCCTTCCGTCAATACTGATGACTACGTTATCAATGTATTTATTGATAAAGTTAATTTTTTCTTCGTCAAGCAGAATTCCGTTTGTGGTAATAGTAAAATAGAACTTCTTTCCGGTTTTGTTTTCAAGCTCTCTTCCGTAGGCAACAACCTCTTTGACCGTATCAAAGTTCATTAGAGGTTCTCCGCCAAAAAAGTCAATTTCAATGTTATGCCTGTAGCCGGAATTCGATACAAGATAATCCACAGCCTTCAAGGCAATATCCTTTGTCATTAACCTGCGACCGCTTTTATAGTCTCCTTTGGAAGCAAAGCAATATTCACAACTTAAGTTACAGTCGTGAGATACATGCAAACATAAGGCTTTTATACTATCAGCATCTTTTTTGGCTAAGACCATTTCGTCAATATTTTGTGGAGTAGAAAAAAGAAGGCCCTGCTCTTTCAAGGATTTTATTTCGTCATAAGCTTCCTTTATTTCTTTATAAGAATATCCTGTATTGAAATGCTTAATTACATCGTTTAGTGGAGCCAGTTCCTGCATTCCTGAAAGTAACCGGTAGCTTAAATCATCAAGCACATGAATGCTTCCACTGTCCCCATCAACTGCAAAATTATAGCCATTCATTGTAAATGTATGAACCATTCATCCCAATTCCTTCCTTGTAAAAATCAGAATTCTATTGTATCTCCCGCATACAGGATAAGACAGCGGTCACCCAGGAAGCGTTTCATCTCATACATTGCTCCAAATCCAGTACAATGCAAAGGAACAACCTTTTGGATATTCATATCCAGTATGTGCTGGATGGTCATCTGCAAGCGTATAGGACTTACATTTTCCAGATGCATCCCGGCCACCAGAAGTTTTATGCTTTTATCAGGAAAAAGCTTCTGCGCGTACTTGAGGCTATTGATAATTCCCGGGTGGCTGCATCCAAGGAAAATTGCTATTTCAGCATCATCCTCAATAATAAGCATCTGTTCATCCAGCATCATATCATGCATCATCCTGCCGTCCTTCTCAACGTAAAAGTCTTTCGGCACTTCTTCAAAAGTGCTGGAACAAGGAATTTCTCCGGATACCATGATGCCTTTATCAATCTTCAAAGGCTTTCTGGTATAAACAATCCGGTCTTTCATCCAATCCTGCCCGGATATTTCAAACGGTATTCCTACTTCCATGGACAGTTCATCCATATCAGTGGAAGCAAACTTTTTTAAAAAAGCATCGGGATGAGAATAAATTGCCGGAGCTTTATCCTTATAGGGAAAATACTGCAATCCACCACAATGGTCATAGTGGCCGTGACTTATCACAATATAGTCGGCCGCTTCGAGAGCGATGCCCATGGCTTTTGCATTATGGCAGAAAACCGAGGATTGGCCTGTATCAAACAATATTGCTTTGCCGTCTTTTTCTATCCATAGAGACAACCCGTGTTCTGCAAGCAGCCCACGCATTCTGACTCTATCATCAGTGAGTATATGTACTTTCAACATTTTTGTATCACTCCAATCATGGCTTTGTACGATTTATCGGTATCCCTCTGTTTTCTGGCGCTCCCCCTTTGCAGTCATCCTTAAACCAGCAAGGATACATATCTATTATTGCCTTTACCCCAGCTATATTAAGCCCTTTTGCATCAACTAAATATTTAATGAACTTAAGCCTCAACAAATCATTATTCGAATAATATCTTCTTCCGTTAATTCTATAGGGTCTAATAAGATTATTTCGTCCCCTACCCTTAGATTTTCAGGATGTTCCGCAATAAAAGAAGCAACTGTACCTATTGTATAAACGCCCTTATCTTCATCTATCATTCCAGACCTAACCTACTCCATATAAAATAAAGAATCAGCAGTACTTTTCTCTCGGAATATAATGCGTGTGCAGCAGTTGGTGTGCTTTATGGCTGTTTGGTTCACCAAGATACTCGTCATAAAGTTTTTTAATTGATGGATTCTCATGTGATTTCCTAATAGGAAGATTTCTGTCTTCTTCATAAATTGCCTGGGCTCTCAATTTAATATAGTTTTTTTGTAAACGTACATTTGCTTTTACAATAGGCTGTCCTCCTCCATTGATACATCCACCCGGGCAGGCCATGATTTCAATAAAATGGTATTGTCTTTCTCCTGCTTTGACCATATCCAGCAGTTTTCTCGCATTACAAAGCCCATGAGCCACAGCTGCTTTAATTTCCATGCTTCCTGCACTAATAACAGCCTCTCTTACACCTTCAAGGCCTCTTACATCTGTTATATCTACACTATCTAAAGGCTTGCCGCTTAATATTTCCGATACAGTTCTGAGTGCAGCTTCCATAACTCCACCTGTTGCACCAAATATTACGGCTGCGCCTGTAGAATCGCCAAACACAGGATCAAACTGCTCATCGGGGAGGGCTTTGAAATCAATGCCGGATTCCCTGATCATCCTGGCAAGCTCCCTTGTTGTTATAACTGCATCCACATCCGGATACCCCACTGCACTTAATTCAGGCCGCACCGCTTCAAACTTTTTGGCTGTACAGGGCATAACAGATACAACAAAAATCTTTGATGGATCAATATCATTCTTCTCAGCATAATAGGATTTCAATACAGCCCCCATCATTTCATGGGGTGACTTGCACGAAGAAAGATTATCCAAAAATTCAGGATAAAAATATTCACAGTACTTAACCCACCCTGGACTACAGGAAGTTATCAAAGGCAATTTCCCATCATTTTTAATGCGGTTTATCAGTTCATTTCCTTCCTCCATTATAGTTAAATCTGCTGCAAAGTTAGTATCATATACCTTATCAAACCCCATACGTTTCAAGGCTGCGACCATCTTTCCTTTTACATTTGTTCCAATATCCATATCAAATTCTTCACCCAGAGCGACACGAACAGCCGGTGCTGTTTGTGCTATCACATGCATTTTGGAATTATTCAGAGCATTCCACACTTTTTCAGTATCACTTTTTTCATATATCGCTCCTACAGGACAGTTAACTATACACTGCCCGCAGTTTACACAAGAAACATTATCCAGTCCTTTATTAAATGCCGGCTCAACAATTGATTTGAAACCTCTTTCAGTTACTCCTATAGCACCGACCCCCTGAACATTCATACAGGTTGCAACGCACCTGCGGCAAAGTATACATTTGTTTGGGTCTCTAACAATAGAAACCGTTGACTCATCAAGAGGTCTTTTAATGTTTTCGCCTTCAAAACGTATTTTATCTACTCCGAAGCTTTCAGCCAATTCCTGCAGTTCGCATTTTCCGTTCCTTATACATGTAAGGCAGTTTGTTTCATGGTTTGAAAGAATCAGTTCCAGATTTATCTTTCTGGCTTGCCTTATTTTAGGTGTATTTGTCCATACCTCAAGGCCTTCACTGACAGGATATACACAAGCAGCTTGAAGCGTTCTTGCGCCCTTGACCTCTACAAGACACATCCTGCAGGCACCAATCTGATTAATCCCTTTCAGATAGCACAGTGTAGGTATTTCAATATTAACCTTTCTGGCAGCTTCAAGAATTGTACTACCTTCAGGAACTTCCACTTCCCGGTCATTGATTTTGAGCTTTACTGTCTTCATTACAATCTCACTGCTCCTTTTACTGTGAAAATGTTTGTTTATTTACATCAATATTTGATGTATCTGGCATTTTGAAATGCAACTCCAATTTTGTACCTTTTCCAACTATTGAATTTATATTAAACTTATCCGAGTATCGTTTTATGTTTGACAATCCTCTTCCCGCTCTAAAGCCCTGACTTAAAACATGTTCCGGAGCTGTTGAATAGCCATCCTTCAGAGCCAGTTCGACATCCGGTATGCCTGGACCACAATCCTGTGCAATCACAATAACCTCGTCAGGATATACCTTCAGCCTGATGCTGCCACCTTGGGAGTATATAACCATGTTCATTTCAACCCCATAACAGGCAACGCATACCCTTTTTATAAACTCTTCTGCCATACCCATTTATTTGAGAACTCTTTTAATACTGCTTGATGCATCTCCTGCAAGTTCAAAATTTCCAGGTATAATTGTAAAGGCGTGTTCTGCCATCAATTTATCTTTCATGGGTGTAACCTTATGTACGGTGGAAGGCCTGCCTTGTACAGTTTCCCGCATGCTTCGTACATTATGTATTCCGTTCCCAACAAACAAATGCTTCTCTCGACAGCCATATGAATAATATTCTACAAAGGGGTTCTGCCTCTGACAAATATAATCACCGGAATATCGCTCATTTCTGCTGTATGAATAACCTGAGGACTATTCAAACCGGTTAACAGGGCCATCCTGCCATGAGCGAATGTAAGTACGTCGCTCATTAAATCCGAACCAAATGCAAAATCGATCTTGTTATCTAGCATATCTTCTCTTGCAAGCATCTGAGCATTCAACAGGTTGCATATCTCTCTAATTTTCAAGTTGCTCCCCTCCATTAAAGGTGTGTCTAAAATAAATAAAAACCTCACCTTTCATAGTTACAACCTCATTTCTAATCAACAATCATCAAATTACTACCAAGCATCCGGTAGCGATGAATTATTCGATAATCCTCTGCACTTTTCACAATAGCCATATATTTTTATAGGTTTCTCTAACATGTAAAATTTTGCAGATAACTCTATGTCTTTCTTAAGCTTTTTCAATACATCTCCACCAACCTCTTTAACTCTTCCGCACCTCAAACAAACCAATTTATGATTGCAGTAACCTGTTGGCAGTTTAATCTCATATTCGCTAATTCCTAAAACATCCGTAGTTTTTTCAACCAATCCTATTTTTACAAGCAATTCAAGTACTTCTTTTACTCGCTGAGAATTAAGTCTGTGTTCCTTATTCCTTTTATATTTTAAAATTTCATGTATTTTTTCATCATTAACCTGATGCCCTCTGCATCGGTTTAACACTTCGAGTACAAGCCTTATTTCTGAAGTAACAGCTATATTTTTTTCAGTCAAAAACCGCTATATATCATTCATAACATTTCTTCTCCTTCAGTAATATTGGGTGTAATTATGCTGGCCATGCCGATGAATTTCTTCATTTTATCAACCATACCCATGTCAACTGATTTATAAAGCACTCCATTATCCCCAAGTACCGGGATCAATAACTATTAATTGATCTTCTTTCTTATAATTGCTAATAAACCGTGATATTATATCAATTTGTCTCGGTGAACCCAAAAATCCTGTATAGATGCAGTCAAACTCAATACCTAAAGTGGACCAATGCTTTATATACTCATCCATATGTTCTGTAAGATCAATAAATTTGTAGTCTTCAAATCCGCCTGTATGTGTGGACAGCACAGCAGTAAGAAGAGGACAAACCTGCACTCCCATAGTAGATAGTATAGGTATTACAATCGTTAACGAAACCCTTCCGAAACCTGAAAGGTCATGTACTGCTGCTACTCTTGGCAATATTGGTCTCACTTCCGGTGCTCCTTTCCCCTGATTTCCTGATAAAAAATTTTTTATTCTCATACATAAATTCTTCAATTATACCCTGCTGTATAAGGTTGTTAATAATAGTCCTATCAAGATTTCTGTCTTTTAGCAGTTTATCAATAACATCCTCTCTTACCGGATGTACGGATATAATACTAAGCAGATCATTTATTATGTCATCCGTAAAGAAAAAACTTTCTCCTTCATCTCCTGTGATACACTCAACTTCAACATGAGCCAAATTACGTATGGCATTAAAAGCTTCCTTCAATTCTTGTGTAGAAGGTCTCTGCACACAGCTTTCTGCCGGGGGACGTGTAGGCACCAACAAATACACTTTGGATGGCTTTAACTTCCCCAAGTACTTTCCAATCCCATCAATACACTCTTTTTTGTCATTATACCCGCTTACCAGCATTGTCTCTGTTACTAATGTACCTTTAAAGCTCTTGGCAAAATCTATTGTGCCTGTCATTATCTTATCAATATTCAGATAGCCATGGGGTCTGTCTACCCTGCGCCAGGTGTCTTTATCTAACATATAATTTCAAGTATTCATTTTCTAATCCAATGCAAAATCTTTAAATATCATACTTGCCTGAATATCCCTGTTATTCTGGTATTTACCGTTATACTCCTCAAAATCACCTGCAATCTCGTGATAAAATATCTGACAGATTTCAATGCCTGCATATATGCGTACAGGCTGAATACAGCTTATCTCAAGTGTCCAGTAGCCGCTAAAACCAACATCACCAAACCCTGCTGTTACGTGTACAAATAACCCAAGCCTTCCA is part of the Bacillota bacterium genome and encodes:
- a CDS encoding transposase, whose amino-acid sequence is MFPVLQVLVQFLKDLYNVFDTRSIEALDAFISKYINSEIYSLAQYASGLQDDYNAVKNSLLYLDISNGPVEGINSRIKMKHRRSVGREGLELLNAYMVIPIKLINPYIRI
- a CDS encoding acyl-CoA thioesterase, coding for MFISETKFSVRYAETDQMGIVHHSNYPVWFEAARTGFFKKLGFPYSKIEGEGILLPLTEIKCCFKNPARYEDEIEVRVKMIKLTCVRIIFSYEVYNSLNKSLVATGETAHAWTDKNLKPLNLEKRLPELYEGLKRAVA
- a CDS encoding Mrp/NBP35 family ATP-binding protein; protein product: MQQASEKNRSNGCPGEEKCNPEDFRCETHELNDIKRTVAVLSGKGGVGKSLVTSLLGVVMRRKGYNIGILDADITGPSIPKVFGADDYRADTSEFGIYPARTHNDIKIMSINLLLDKNDAPVIWRGPLIAGAVKQFWADVIWGKLDYLFFDMPPGTGDVPLTVFQFIPLDGIIIVTSPQDLVFLIVKKAYNMAKTMNVPILGIIENMSYAVCPECGKRINIFGESKAEKVARDMGIPFLGRLPVDPDLAALCDNGEIEKFDKNYVDGCIEMLEKRLGGD
- a CDS encoding iron-sulfur cluster assembly scaffold protein, producing MYDEMYTDTVIEHFMCPRNVGSMNDADGEGTIGDPGCGDSLTIYIKVRNGIIEDISFLVLGCAAAIATSSMTTELAKGKTIEEAMKITEDDIVVALGGLPDNKRHCSNLGVKALRSAIENYYNRKVEINK
- the scfB gene encoding thioether cross-link-forming SCIFF peptide maturase; this encodes MVHTFTMNGYNFAVDGDSGSIHVLDDLSYRLLSGMQELAPLNDVIKHFNTGYSYKEIKEAYDEIKSLKEQGLLFSTPQNIDEMVLAKKDADSIKALCLHVSHDCNLSCEYCFASKGDYKSGRRLMTKDIALKAVDYLVSNSGYRHNIEIDFFGGEPLMNFDTVKEVVAYGRELENKTGKKFYFTITTNGILLDEEKINFINKYIDNVVISIDGRKEVHDSIRYDRAGRGTYDRIVPLAQKLVGGRNGKSYFVRGTFTSRNKDFSKDVMHLAEDLGFREISVEPVVGSGDELFIKEQDIPDILNEYEKFAAEYLKCLQEGSSCRFYHFNLNLYEGPCIYKRITACGAGFEYLAVSPEGYLYPCHQFVGQKEFIMGDVFEGIGNEKLKQSFKNNNILTKEKCRDCWAKLFCSGGCHANAWYSNGSILKPNEIACTLQKKRIECAIMIQALRHAESGIQLN
- a CDS encoding MBL fold metallo-hydrolase, coding for MLKVHILTDDRVRMRGLLAEHGLSLWIEKDGKAILFDTGQSSVFCHNAKAMGIALEAADYIVISHGHYDHCGGLQYFPYKDKAPAIYSHPDAFLKKFASTDMDELSMEVGIPFEISGQDWMKDRIVYTRKPLKIDKGIMVSGEIPCSSTFEEVPKDFYVEKDGRMMHDMMLDEQMLIIEDDAEIAIFLGCSHPGIINSLKYAQKLFPDKSIKLLVAGMHLENVSPIRLQMTIQHILDMNIQKVVPLHCTGFGAMYEMKRFLGDRCLILYAGDTIEF
- a CDS encoding iron hydrogenase small subunit — translated: MKTVKLKINDREVEVPEGSTILEAARKVNIEIPTLCYLKGINQIGACRMCLVEVKGARTLQAACVYPVSEGLEVWTNTPKIRQARKINLELILSNHETNCLTCIRNGKCELQELAESFGVDKIRFEGENIKRPLDESTVSIVRDPNKCILCRRCVATCMNVQGVGAIGVTERGFKSIVEPAFNKGLDNVSCVNCGQCIVNCPVGAIYEKSDTEKVWNALNNSKMHVIAQTAPAVRVALGEEFDMDIGTNVKGKMVAALKRMGFDKVYDTNFAADLTIMEEGNELINRIKNDGKLPLITSCSPGWVKYCEYFYPEFLDNLSSCKSPHEMMGAVLKSYYAEKNDIDPSKIFVVSVMPCTAKKFEAVRPELSAVGYPDVDAVITTRELARMIRESGIDFKALPDEQFDPVFGDSTGAAVIFGATGGVMEAALRTVSEILSGKPLDSVDITDVRGLEGVREAVISAGSMEIKAAVAHGLCNARKLLDMVKAGERQYHFIEIMACPGGCINGGGQPIVKANVRLQKNYIKLRAQAIYEEDRNLPIRKSHENPSIKKLYDEYLGEPNSHKAHQLLHTHYIPREKYC
- a CDS encoding transcriptional repressor — translated: MTEKNIAVTSEIRLVLEVLNRCRGHQVNDEKIHEILKYKRNKEHRLNSQRVKEVLELLVKIGLVEKTTDVLGISEYEIKLPTGYCNHKLVCLRCGRVKEVGGDVLKKLKKDIELSAKFYMLEKPIKIYGYCEKCRGLSNNSSLPDAW